In Drosophila subpulchrella strain 33 F10 #4 breed RU33 chromosome 3R, RU_Dsub_v1.1 Primary Assembly, whole genome shotgun sequence, the following are encoded in one genomic region:
- the LOC119561696 gene encoding probable tRNA (uracil-O(2)-)-methyltransferase produces MAAIEEPQFWQAIGILIQNYHALNKKIFEAVITQVEKRQDGRLSDSSEEELEKSLKDDPGKRTCTGFKIGFKLLPKKLPENILGTGTIDFVKCLYECQFASDAIEDFSVRLLEGQLLLESEQKTNWLEFVLKPKLLSWSQAKQDEAKVKSLGLVNVETYNDMYKELKRKHSKRLIDLWKTAQESTDPLKFIYEDLAIAAYLIAFWRTTETYPTAFADLGCGNGLLVHVLNAEGFKGYGYDIRKRKLWSLYPPDTQQSLIEKTVEPNNFRLDFPDVNWLIGNHSDELSPWIPVLAGRLNMCYFLIPCCPYELSGAKFRRRNTKVSAYQDFFKYVKKVSRECGFPLVMQDRLKIPSTKRLALIGIKRRPTKAIEDMEYFVQEELRKYKTGEAEIKLREKQESVRNCTQVDKSIIDALVLKIFKQLLAANEDKWSGRLPMREIAQSLTKEELSGIKSECGGIKTLLRNKHEVFEFCGGDLIGIRTPKPMSDGPVLRSRVTIKKRSCFFKLHHPLGCPLEDAVCSFIH; encoded by the exons ATGGCAGCAATAGAAGAACCGCAATTCTGGCAGGCGATTGGAATACTGATCCAAAACTATCATGCCCTGAACAAAAAGATATTCGAGGCAGTCATTACCCAAGTGGAGAAGCGGCAGGATGGACGACTGAGTGACTCCAGCGAAGAGGAACTGGAGAAGTCTCTAAAGGATGACCCAGGCAAGCGCACGTGCACTGGTTTCAAGATTGGATTCAAACTGCTGCCCAAGAAGCTGCCAGAGAACATCTTGGGCACCGGAACTATAG ACTTTGTAAAGTGCCTGTACGAGTGCCAGTTTGCCAGCGACGCCATAGAAGACTTCTCAGTGCGCCTTCTCGAAGGACAGCTTCTATTGGAGTCCGAACAGAAAACCAACTGGTTGGAGTTTGTCCTTAAACCCAAGCTCCTCAGCTGGTCCCAGGCCAAACAGGATGAAGCCAAAGTTAAATCACTGGGCTTGGTAAACGTGGAAACGTACAATGATATGTACAAGGAGTTGAAACGAAAGCACTCAAAGCGTCTGATTGACCTTTGGAAAACCGCCCAAGAGTCCACGGATCCATTGAAGTTTATCTACGAGGATTTGGCCATCGCCGCATATCTCATTGCTTTCTGGCGTACAACCGAAACATATCCCACGGCCTTCGCAGACTTGGGTTGCGGAAATGGTCTTCTGGTGCATGTCCTCAACGCCGAAGGCTTCAAGGGCTACGGCTACGATATAAGGAAGCGAAAGCTATGGTCTCTCTATCCGCCGGACACTCAACAGAGCCTTATCGAGAAGACAGTGGAGCCTAACAACTTCCGCTTGGATTTTCCGGATGTGAATTGGTTAATTGGCAATCATTCGGATGAACTGTCGCCCTGGATTCCGGTTTTGGCTGGTCGTTTGAACATGTGCTATTTTCTGATACCCTGCTGTCCTTATGAACTTTCGGGAGCCAAGTTTCGCAGACGAAATACGAAAGTAAGTGCCTACCAGGACTTCTTTAAATATGTCAAAAAGGTCTCCCGGGAATGCGGGTTTCCCCTGGTCATGCAAGACCGCCTCAAAATTCCAAGCACCAAGCGATTGGCTCTGATAGGAATCAAAAGAAGACCAACAAAAGCTATTGAGGACATGGAGTACTTTGTCCAGGAGGAGCTAAGGAAGTACAAAACAGGAGAGGCCGAAATTAAGCTACGCGAAAAGCAGGAAAGTGTTCGCAACTGCACACAGGTGGACAAATCCATTATCGATGCTCTGGTGCTGAAAATCTTCAAACAACTCCTGGCTGCCAATGAAGATAAGTGGTCAGGTCGTCTGCCCATGCGAGAGATCGCCCAGAGCCTCACCAAAGAAGAACTCAGTGGCATCAAATCCGAGTGCGGCGGAATCAAAACGTTGCTGAGAAATAAACACGAAGTATTTGAGTTTTGCGGTGGCGATCTTATAGGAATAAGAACTCCCAAGCCAATGTCCGATGGTCCTGTTCTCCGATCCCGTGTGACCATCAAAAAGCGAAGCTGCTTCTTTAAGCTCCATCACCCGCTGGGATGTCCTCTTGAAGATGCAGTGTGCTCCTTTATACATTAA
- the LOC119558579 gene encoding AP-1 complex subunit mu-1: MSSSAIFVLDVKGKVLISRNYRGDNIDMAVIDKFMPLLMEREEEGMITPILQTAETTFAYIKTNNLYIVSTTPRNKNVNIALVFVFLHKIAQVFVEYFKELEEESIRDNFVIIYELLDELLDFGYPQTTDSKILQEYITQEGHKLELQPRIPVAVTNAVSWRSEGIKYRKNEVFLDVIESVNLLANANGNVLRSEIVGAIKMRVYLSGMPELRLGLNDKVLFESTGRGKSKSVELEDVKFHQCVRLSRFENDRTISFIPPDGEFELMSYRLNTHVKPLIWIESVIERHAHSRVEYMIKAKSQFKRRSTANNVEIVIPVPADADSPKFKTTIGSCKYAPEQNAIIWTIKSFPGGKEYLMRAHFGLPSVESEDNTEGKPPIQVRFEIPYFTTSGIQVRYLKIIEKSGYQALPWVRYITQNGDYQLRTN, translated from the exons ATGTCGTCGTCGGCCATTTTCGTGCTGGACGTGAAGGGCAAGGTGCTGATATCGCGAAACTACCGCGGTGACAACATCGACATGGCCGTGATCGACAAATTCATGCCGCTGCTGATGGAACGCGAAGAGGAGGGTATGATCACCCCGATCCTCCAGACGGCGGAAACCACGTTCGCTTACATCAAGACCAACAATCTGTATATTGTGTCAACGACGCCGCGCAACAAGAATGTGAATATCGCCCTGGTCTTCGTCTTTCTGCACAAGATCGCCCAGGTCTTTGTGGAGTACTTCAAGGAGCTGGAGGAGGAGTCTATCCGAGACAACTTCGTGATTATCTACGAGCTGCTGGATGAGCTGCTCGACTTTGGCTACCCGCAGACCACCGACTCGAAGATCCTGCAGGAGTACATCACGCAGGAGGGCCACAAGCTGGAGCTGCAGCCCCGCATCCCGGTGGCCGTGACCAATGCCGTCTCCTGGCGCTCCGAGGGCATCAAGTATCGCAAGAACGAGGTCTTCCTCGACGTCATCGAGTCGGTGAACCTGCTGGCCAATGCCAATGGCAATGTGCTGCGCAGCGAGATCGTAGGGGCCATCAAGATGCGGGTCTACCTGTCGGGAATGCCAGAGCTGCGGTTGGGCCTTAACGACAAGGTTTTGTTCGAGAGCACGGGACGCGGCAAGTCCAAGTCCGTGGAGCTGGAAGACGTCAAGTTCCATCAGTGCGTGCGGTTGTCGCGATTCGAAAACGATCGCACAATCTCGTTTATTCCGCCAGACGGCGAGTTCGAATTGATGTCCTATCGTCTGAACACGCAT GTCAAACCCTTGATATGGATAGAGTCGGTGATCGAGCGGCACGCCCACTCCCGCGTGGAGTACATGATCAAGGCAAAGTCCCAGTTCAAGAGAAGATCGACGGCTAACAATGTGGAGATCGTCATACCGGTGCCCGCCGACGCGGACTCGCCCAAGTTCAAGACCACCATTGGCAGCTGTAAGTACGCACCGGAGCAGAACGCCATTATCTGGACGATCAAGTCGTTCCCGGGCGGCAAGGAGTATCTGATGCGGGCGCATTTCGGTCTCCCGAGTGTGGAGAGCGAGGACAATACGGAGGGCAAGCCACCCATTCAGGTGCGCTTCGAGATTCCCTACTTTACCACGTCAGGCATCCAGGTGCGCTACTTGAAGATCATCGAGAAGAGTGGCTACCAGGCGCTGCCCTGGGTGAGGTACATCACGCAGAACGGCGACTACCAGCTACGCACCAATTGA
- the LOC119558570 gene encoding 2-oxoisovalerate dehydrogenase subunit alpha, mitochondrial, whose translation MSFLRKSVHLLGAVARRQQPLKVIRGAIPTAARDFSSEPPSDYANFPGAKAPFVSELKLIHPEDYAPIPIYRVMDSDGYIADESQDPQLSREVVEKMFRDMVLLNTMDKILYDAQRQGRISFYMTNFGEEASHIGSAAALEMRDLIYGQYREAGVLVWRGFRIDQFIDQCYGNVDDLGRGKQMPVHYGSRELNFVTISSPLSTQMPQAVGAAYAMKLRPENDACVVCYFGEGAASEGDAHAAFNFAATLGCPVILFCRNNGYAISTPSHEQYRGDGIAGRGPMGYGIATIRVDGTDVFAVYNAMKMAREYTLRENKPVVFEAMAYRVSHHSTSDDSTAYRPAEEIEVWNSVEHPISKLKRYMVHKGWFDETEETEFIKDVRKKVLKQISVSEKKLKPNWREMFEDVYAEMPDHLIKQQEELEKHIQAHREHYPLKDFKQ comes from the exons ATGTCATTCCTGCGAAAATCGGTGCATCTGTTGGGTGCCGTGGCGAGGCGACAACAGCCCCTAAAAGTG ATCAGAGGTGCGATCCCCACAGCTGCGCGGGATTTCAGCTCGGAACCTCCGAGTGATTACGCCAATTTTCCCGGTGCCAAGGCTCCTTTCGTCAGCGAATTGAAGTTAATTCACCCAGAGGACTATGCTCCAATTCCCATTTACCGAGTGATGGATAGTGATGGCTATATAGCGGATGAGTCTCAGGATCCCCAGCTGAGCCGCGAGGTGGTGGAGAAAATGTTTCGCGACATGGTGCTGCTTAATACTATGGACAAAATCCTTTACGATGCCCAGCGCCAGGGCAGAATCTCCTTCTACATGACCAATTTTGGCGAGGAGGCATCCCACATTGGCAGTGCCGCCGCCCTGGAGATGCGTGACCTCATCTATGGGCAATACCGCGAGGCGGGTGTTCTCGTATGGCGTGGCTTCCGCATCGATCAGTTCATCGATCAGTGCTACGGCAATGTGGATGATTTGGGTCGCGGCAAGCAGATGCCCGTGCACTACGGATCCAGGGAGCTGAACTTTGTCACCATCTCCAGTCCGCTGT CCACCCAAATGCCCCAGGCCGTGGGAGCTGCCTATGCCATGAAATTGAGGCCGGAAAACGATGCCTGTGTGGTCTGTTACTTTGGTGAAGGAGCTGCCTCTGAGGGAGATGCCCATGCCGCCTTCAACTTTGCAGCCACTCTGGGTTGCCCAGTTATCCTCTTCTG TCGCAACAATGGATACGCCATATCTACCCCGTCCCATGAACAGTACAGGGGCGATGGAATAGCAGGACGTGGTCCGATGGGCTATGGAATCGCCACGATTCGGGTGGACGGAACCGATGTGTTCGCCGTCTACAATGCCATGAAAATGGCCAGGGAGTATACGCTCAGGGAGAACAAACCGGTGGTTTTCGAGGCCATGGCCTATCGTGTGAGTCACCACTCCACCTCAGACGACAGTACCGCCTACAGGCCGGCTGAGGAGATCGAGGTGTGGAACTCCGTGGAGCACCCGATATCCAAGTTGAAGCGCTACATGGTGCACAAAGGCTGGTTCGACGAGACCGAGGAGACCGAATTCATCAAGGATGTCAGGAAGAAGGTCCTAAAGCAGATATCGGTGTCCGAGAAGAAACTAAAACCCAACTGGCGCGAGATGTTCGAGGATGTCTACGCAGAGATGCCAGACCATCTCATAAAGCAGCAGGAGGAGCTGGAGAAACACATCCAGGCGCACAGAGAACACTATCCCCTGAAGGACTTCAAGCAGTAG
- the LOC119561712 gene encoding RNA-binding protein with serine-rich domain 1-A, which produces MARAQSPAGEGEKEKDNKEKDTKEKDGKAASSSSRRDRERKRRGSASSSSDSRSSSSDSSSSRSSSGSSRSSSSSSSDSSSSSSSSSSDSDRSEKNRRRGGGAAGKDKDKDKPSARSRSRTRSPRRVSKSPRPGSKSRKEPERDRERRSRSRDRARRAGSNDRPAVESNNVKRERSRSASRSRSPRRRGRGSVDRTPPPKRRERSRSRTRTRSPTPKPVRIHVGRLTRNVTKDHVFEIFSSFGDVKNVEFPVDRYHPNFGRGVAFVEYATAEDCESAMKHMDGGQIDGQEITVSPVVIPKQRPPMRRPSPPMRRPQNNRWRSPPQFNRFNNRGGGGGGGGRRQSPIRNRRSPRRRSRSPIRRRRRSNSSDSSR; this is translated from the exons AT GGCGCGTGCCCAGAGTCCCGCCGGCGAGGGTGAGAAGGAAAAGGACAACAAGGAGAAGGACACCAAGGAGAAGGACGGCAAGGCGGCCAGCAGCTCATCCCGCAGGGACCGCGAACGCAAACGCCGCGGATCGGCGTCCTCCAGCAGCGACTCCAGAAGCAG CTCGTCGGACAGCAGCTCCTCGCGCAGCAGTTCCGGATCATCGCGCTCCAGCTCAAGCAGCTCCAGCGACTCCTCGAGCTCATCATCGTCCTCGTCCAGCGACTCTGATCGCAGCGAGAAGAACCGACGACGTGGTGGCGGAGCTGCCGGCAAGGATAAAGACAAAGACAAGCCCAGCGCTCGATCCCGTTCTCGCACCCGTTCGCCCAGGCGCGTCTCCAAATCCCCCAGACCAGGCAGCAAGTCGCGAAAGGAGCCGGAACGGGATCGTGAGCGGCGCAGTCGCTCCCGCGATCGTGCCCGCCGTGCTGGATCCAACGACAGGCCCGCCGTCGAAAGCAATAATGTAAAGCGTGAGCGTTCCCGCTCGGCCAGCCGCTCACGGTCACCACGCCGTCGTGGACGTGGCTCGGTGGACAGAACGCCGCCACCGAAGCGAAGGGAGCGCTCCCGGTCGCGCACCCGCACCCGTTCGCCGACGCCCAAGCCGGTGCGCATACATGTAGGCCGGCTCACCCGCAATGTGACCAAGGACCATGTGTTCGAGATCTTCAGCAGCTTTGGAGATGTGAAGAACGTCGAGTTTCCCGTAGATCGTTATCATCCGAATTTCGGACGCGGCGTGGCTTTTGTGGAATACGCCACCGCCGAGGACTGTGAGTCGGCCATGAAGCACATGGATGGCGGGCAGATCGATGGCCAGGAGATAACTGTGTCGCCGGTTGTCATACCCAAACAGCGGCCGCCCATGCGTCGTCCCTCGCCTCCCATGCGCCGTCCGCAGAACAACCGCTGGCGATCCCCGCCCCAGTTCAATCGGTTCAACAACCGCGGCGGAGGAGGTGGCGGCGGCGGACGTCGTCAGTCGCCCATTAGGAACCGGCGTTCACCGCGTCGCCGCTCCCGCTCGCCCATCCGCCGCCGACGTcgcagcaacagcagtgaCAGCTCTCGCTAA